Proteins from one methanogenic archaeon mixed culture ISO4-G1 genomic window:
- a CDS encoding GNAT family acetyltransferase encodes MKLKSVKVGKISDEVRSLYNCAFPHFERIPEKNLERAMVNGATIREYFDGDVFVGFTYEYVHNDMVYLGYFATMPSVRGKGYGKKILDAFRSFHQGKKIFLLVESLEPKADNIDMRMRRINFYIRNGCNDPRFRAKSDGYWYDCLYMQGAPTREEVVDIIHRFEKSHSGFAS; translated from the coding sequence ATGAAACTAAAGTCAGTGAAAGTCGGAAAGATAAGCGATGAAGTAAGGAGCCTCTACAACTGTGCATTCCCGCACTTCGAGAGGATTCCGGAGAAGAATCTGGAAAGGGCAATGGTCAATGGTGCTACCATAAGAGAGTACTTTGACGGAGATGTCTTTGTAGGATTCACCTATGAATATGTCCACAATGACATGGTTTACCTGGGTTATTTCGCCACTATGCCGTCAGTGCGTGGCAAAGGATATGGTAAGAAGATATTGGACGCGTTCCGCTCCTTCCATCAGGGAAAGAAGATATTCCTGTTGGTCGAATCGCTGGAACCGAAGGCGGACAATATTGATATGCGTATGAGAAGGATCAATTTCTACATCCGCAACGGATGTAACGATCCGAGATTCAGGGCCAAATCCGATGGATACTGGTATGACTGCCTCTATATGCAGGGCGCACCTACCAGGGAAGAGGTCGTTGATATCATCCACAGGTTCGAGAAATCGCACTCAGGATTCGCATCCTGA
- a CDS encoding carbamoyl-phosphate synthase large subunit CarB — translation MRKDYKKVLVIGSGPIVIGQAAEFDFSGTQACRALREEGYKTVLVNSNPATIQTDTETADAVYIEPLNAETVAKIIEKEGVDGVVSGMGGQTGLNICSELAENGTLDRLHCHLIGTQPDAIAKSEDRELFKEAMMKIGEPVPKSASVNTIEEAIAAANMIGRYPVLVRPAFTLGGTGGGIAYDEEELKEITAHGLAYSRIHQVLIEESVLGWKEIEFEVMRDSNDSCIIICNMENIDPMGIHTGESIVCAPILTLSEKHVEKLRNATLKVMRELNIEGGCNVQFAFNPENGDYRLIEVNPRVSRSSALASKATGYPIARVSMKIGLGYTLDEIPNKVTGTTMSAFEPSVDYVVLKIARWPFDKFRTVDRHLGTQMKSTGETMAIGRTFEEALLKGLRSLEIGVNGLDRFDVLDKDIEDLLKNATDQRIFVMGEALRRGWTPDKIAELTHWDVFFIRKLQNIIRMEYRIKAGLTPELLKEAKEMGFSDEAIGELAGKDSMDIRDMRKKQGIIPVYKMVDTCAGEFDAKAPYFYSTYAKHSEAIQVKDKKKVVIVGGGPIRIGQGIEFDYCCVHGVMALQEEGVDAVIVNNNPETVSTDFDMSDRLYFEPLALSDVLNVIEAEDADGVICQYGGQTSVNLAVDLEKALKGTKTKILGTTPDDMDVAEDRRRFSKLMDDLKIKQPASGTGYSFEEAKQIAGDIGYPVIVRPSYVLGGRAMEIVYSVEDLKTYVESAVKVSRNHPILIDKYLTDAIEIDVDCVSDGEDVYVGGILEHVEYAGCHSGDATMVMPPRVIGKDIVDRILDITKRVAIALHIKGLMNLQLAVKGDEIYMIEANPRASRTVPFISKATGIQMAKIATKIMLGKKLKDFGLTGYKQLDHYAVKEVVFPFLKLPGVDTILTPEMKSTGEVMGIDENFYAACYKAQVAAGCNYPVESGGVYITVNDNDKEKILPMAKELDEMGFTIYATTGTAKYLIDHGVPVATLYKVSENMAPNAMSAMREGKIQMIINTPVQKSGAIRDGASMRRLAVELQIPIVTTIQGAAMTVGAIKVAREGKTGVRSLTEFHRLVN, via the coding sequence ATGAGAAAGGATTACAAGAAGGTCCTGGTCATAGGTTCAGGACCCATCGTCATCGGTCAGGCCGCCGAGTTCGACTTCTCAGGAACGCAGGCCTGCCGTGCCCTGAGGGAGGAGGGTTACAAGACCGTCCTGGTCAACTCCAACCCTGCCACCATCCAGACCGACACGGAGACCGCGGATGCGGTCTACATCGAGCCTCTCAACGCAGAGACAGTTGCAAAGATCATCGAGAAGGAGGGAGTCGACGGTGTCGTCTCCGGAATGGGAGGACAGACCGGACTGAACATCTGTTCCGAACTCGCCGAGAACGGGACCCTTGACAGGCTCCACTGCCACCTCATCGGGACACAGCCAGATGCGATCGCCAAGTCCGAGGATAGGGAACTGTTCAAGGAGGCGATGATGAAGATCGGTGAGCCCGTCCCCAAATCCGCAAGTGTCAACACCATAGAGGAGGCCATCGCGGCCGCCAACATGATCGGAAGGTACCCCGTGCTCGTAAGGCCAGCTTTCACCCTCGGAGGAACCGGCGGAGGAATCGCCTACGACGAGGAGGAGCTGAAGGAGATCACCGCCCACGGACTGGCATACTCCCGTATCCACCAGGTCCTCATCGAGGAGTCCGTCCTCGGATGGAAGGAGATCGAGTTCGAGGTCATGAGGGATTCCAACGACAGCTGCATCATCATCTGTAACATGGAGAACATCGACCCCATGGGAATCCACACAGGGGAGAGCATCGTCTGCGCCCCCATCCTGACACTCTCGGAGAAGCACGTCGAGAAGCTCAGGAACGCCACACTCAAGGTCATGAGGGAGCTCAACATCGAGGGAGGATGTAACGTCCAGTTCGCATTCAACCCCGAGAACGGGGATTACAGGCTCATCGAGGTCAACCCCCGTGTGTCCCGTTCATCAGCTCTGGCATCCAAGGCAACAGGATATCCCATCGCAAGGGTATCGATGAAGATCGGTCTGGGATACACCTTGGACGAGATCCCCAACAAGGTCACCGGTACGACCATGTCGGCTTTCGAGCCGTCGGTCGACTACGTGGTTCTCAAGATCGCCAGGTGGCCCTTCGACAAGTTCCGCACGGTGGACAGGCACCTCGGAACCCAGATGAAATCCACGGGAGAGACGATGGCCATCGGAAGGACCTTCGAGGAGGCCCTGCTGAAGGGTCTGAGGTCCCTCGAGATCGGGGTCAACGGACTGGACAGGTTCGATGTCCTGGACAAGGACATCGAGGACCTGCTCAAGAACGCCACCGACCAGCGCATCTTCGTCATGGGAGAGGCCCTCAGGAGAGGCTGGACCCCGGATAAGATCGCAGAGCTCACCCACTGGGACGTGTTCTTCATCAGGAAGCTCCAGAACATCATCAGGATGGAGTACAGGATCAAGGCCGGACTCACGCCCGAGCTGCTCAAGGAAGCCAAGGAGATGGGATTCTCCGACGAGGCCATCGGAGAGCTCGCAGGCAAGGACTCCATGGACATCCGCGACATGAGGAAGAAGCAGGGAATCATCCCCGTCTACAAGATGGTCGACACTTGCGCAGGGGAGTTCGATGCCAAGGCACCCTACTTCTACTCCACTTATGCCAAGCACTCCGAGGCCATCCAGGTCAAGGACAAGAAGAAGGTGGTCATCGTCGGAGGCGGACCCATCAGGATCGGACAGGGAATCGAGTTCGACTACTGCTGCGTCCACGGAGTCATGGCCCTTCAGGAGGAGGGAGTGGATGCGGTCATCGTCAACAACAACCCCGAGACCGTCTCCACCGACTTCGACATGTCGGACAGGCTGTACTTCGAGCCCCTCGCCCTCAGCGATGTCTTGAACGTAATCGAGGCGGAGGATGCCGACGGTGTCATCTGCCAGTACGGAGGACAGACCTCGGTCAACCTTGCGGTCGACCTGGAGAAGGCACTCAAGGGTACCAAGACCAAGATCCTCGGAACCACCCCTGACGACATGGATGTCGCAGAGGACAGGCGCAGGTTCTCCAAGCTCATGGACGACTTGAAGATCAAGCAGCCCGCATCCGGAACCGGTTACTCCTTCGAGGAGGCCAAGCAGATCGCCGGCGACATCGGATATCCGGTCATCGTCAGGCCCTCGTACGTCCTCGGAGGAAGGGCGATGGAGATCGTCTACTCGGTAGAGGACTTGAAGACATACGTCGAGAGCGCCGTAAAGGTCTCCAGGAACCACCCGATCCTCATCGACAAGTACCTCACGGACGCCATCGAGATCGATGTCGACTGCGTGTCCGACGGAGAGGACGTGTATGTGGGAGGAATCCTGGAGCACGTCGAGTACGCCGGATGCCACTCCGGAGACGCCACCATGGTCATGCCTCCGAGGGTCATCGGAAAGGACATCGTCGACAGGATCCTGGACATCACCAAGAGGGTCGCCATCGCACTGCATATCAAGGGTCTCATGAATCTCCAGCTCGCGGTCAAGGGCGACGAGATCTACATGATCGAGGCCAACCCCAGGGCATCCAGGACCGTTCCCTTCATCTCGAAGGCCACAGGCATCCAGATGGCCAAGATCGCCACCAAGATCATGCTCGGAAAGAAGCTCAAGGACTTCGGACTGACCGGCTACAAGCAGCTGGACCACTACGCTGTCAAGGAGGTCGTCTTCCCGTTCCTCAAACTGCCCGGTGTCGACACCATCCTCACACCCGAGATGAAGTCCACCGGAGAGGTCATGGGAATCGACGAGAACTTCTATGCCGCATGTTACAAGGCACAGGTCGCGGCAGGATGCAACTACCCTGTCGAGTCCGGCGGAGTCTACATCACCGTCAACGACAACGACAAGGAGAAGATCCTGCCCATGGCCAAGGAGCTCGACGAGATGGGATTCACCATCTACGCCACCACGGGTACCGCCAAGTACCTCATCGACCACGGTGTGCCGGTTGCTACGCTGTACAAGGTCAGCGAGAACATGGCCCCCAACGCCATGAGCGCCATGAGGGAGGGCAAGATCCAGATGATCATCAACACTCCCGTACAGAAGTCCGGTGCCATCAGGGACGGAGCTTCCATGAGGAGACTGGCCGTCGAGCTGCAGATCCCCATCGTCACCACCATACAGGGTGCCGCCATGACCGTCGGCGCCATCAAGGTGGCCAGGGAAGGCAAGACCGGCGTCAGGAGCCTCACCGAGTTCCACAGGCTCGTGAACTGA
- a CDS encoding carbamoyl-phosphate synthase small subunit CarA, producing MTEGYLVLEDGTIFDGQLFGANIEKAGEVVFSTGGVDGYQETLTDPASKGQIIVLTYPLVGNYGIADEFNQSDKIHANGLVIKELCTEPSPYYHGGLLADFMAEKGAVGLTGVDTRELTLKIRKNGSMKGKIVRKGADIDNVVAELKRIDIDTSVSGVSPKDVKKINNHKDVCVAVIDCGTRMGLYEVLADRFNVIRFPYNAKPEDILATGAKGLIVSSGPGNPCSDELKETVDTVKALFGKMPIMGIALGCDIVALASGAKILPMKFGHHGCNQPVKIKGQICMTAQSQDFCIDPESIDAAGLEVTQTNLNDNVIEGFKHKMYPIFGYEYHPEGKPGPDDTVFLFDDFLAVIKGVSQ from the coding sequence ATGACAGAAGGCTACTTGGTCCTTGAAGACGGGACCATATTTGATGGACAGCTCTTCGGTGCCAACATCGAAAAAGCTGGGGAAGTAGTGTTTTCAACTGGTGGAGTCGACGGATATCAGGAGACTCTGACGGATCCCGCATCCAAAGGGCAGATCATTGTACTGACCTACCCGTTGGTGGGAAACTACGGAATTGCTGATGAATTCAACCAATCCGACAAGATCCATGCCAACGGTCTTGTGATCAAGGAGCTCTGCACCGAGCCCTCGCCGTACTACCACGGCGGACTCCTCGCCGATTTCATGGCCGAGAAGGGTGCGGTCGGACTCACAGGCGTCGACACCCGCGAGCTCACCCTGAAGATCCGCAAGAACGGTTCCATGAAGGGAAAGATCGTGAGGAAAGGGGCAGATATCGACAACGTCGTCGCCGAACTCAAGAGGATCGACATCGACACCTCCGTCTCCGGCGTATCCCCCAAGGACGTCAAGAAGATCAACAACCACAAGGACGTCTGCGTCGCAGTCATCGACTGCGGTACCAGGATGGGGCTCTACGAGGTCCTCGCGGACAGGTTCAACGTCATCAGGTTCCCTTACAACGCCAAACCCGAGGATATCCTCGCCACCGGCGCCAAGGGACTCATAGTCTCGAGCGGACCCGGGAACCCGTGCTCCGACGAGCTCAAGGAGACCGTGGATACCGTCAAGGCCCTCTTTGGAAAGATGCCGATCATGGGAATCGCCCTGGGGTGCGACATCGTAGCCCTCGCAAGCGGCGCGAAGATCCTTCCCATGAAGTTCGGCCACCACGGCTGCAACCAGCCGGTCAAGATCAAAGGTCAGATCTGCATGACCGCACAGTCACAGGACTTCTGCATCGATCCCGAATCCATCGACGCTGCAGGACTCGAGGTGACCCAGACCAACCTCAATGACAACGTCATCGAGGGATTCAAGCACAAGATGTACCCGATCTTCGGATACGAGTACCACCCGGAGGGGAAGCCAGGTCCAGACGACACGGTGTTCCTCTTCGACGACTTCCTCGCTGTCATTAAGGGGGTGTCCCAATGA
- a CDS encoding mRNA surveillance protein pelota, whose amino-acid sequence MRVLGEDFSSGDVRLQVESEEDLWHLFNVIEAGDLVTASTTRREEKSADKIRAEKMEKKRMTLGIRIEKIDFSDEDLRLKLLGTIETGPQDIGQHHTLIFENGDNLTLHKDRWRTTQIERIRRAVTDSKKPRIIFVSLDQDEATIAVLRQFGLKEITTIRSGRSGKQYEEKPSVDGYHGEIYSKLKLILEPNMPIVLLGPGFEKEDLAEDLKKIDPNAFGKLYVYHTGQSGMVGINELMKAGMGADILRESSVGAEIEAVEQLMTEIAKDGLGTYGPEEVRNAAMSGAVDKLLILDSKVRENDLDDIVRAVESQKGSIIIVSSQHDGGKELQALGGLGALLRYKM is encoded by the coding sequence ATGCGCGTTCTGGGAGAGGATTTCTCATCAGGGGATGTGAGGCTCCAGGTCGAATCCGAGGAAGACCTCTGGCATCTCTTCAATGTGATAGAGGCAGGCGACCTTGTCACAGCATCCACGACCAGACGCGAGGAGAAGTCGGCAGACAAGATCCGTGCCGAGAAGATGGAGAAGAAGAGGATGACGCTGGGCATCCGCATCGAGAAGATCGACTTCTCCGACGAGGACCTGAGGCTGAAGCTCCTGGGAACCATCGAGACCGGACCACAGGACATAGGACAGCACCATACACTGATATTCGAGAACGGTGACAACCTCACACTCCACAAGGACAGATGGAGGACCACACAGATCGAGCGTATAAGGAGAGCCGTCACCGATTCCAAGAAACCGCGTATTATATTCGTGTCCCTGGACCAGGACGAGGCGACGATAGCCGTTCTGCGGCAGTTCGGGCTGAAGGAGATTACCACCATACGCTCGGGCAGGTCCGGGAAACAGTACGAGGAGAAACCTTCGGTGGACGGCTACCACGGGGAGATCTATTCGAAGCTCAAGCTCATCCTGGAGCCCAATATGCCGATAGTCCTTCTGGGGCCCGGGTTCGAGAAGGAGGACCTGGCAGAGGACCTGAAGAAGATAGACCCCAATGCGTTCGGGAAGCTCTACGTGTACCACACTGGACAATCCGGGATGGTCGGCATCAACGAACTGATGAAGGCCGGCATGGGGGCGGACATCCTCAGGGAATCGTCCGTCGGAGCGGAAATCGAGGCTGTGGAGCAGCTCATGACGGAGATAGCGAAGGACGGACTGGGCACATACGGTCCGGAGGAGGTCCGCAACGCCGCCATGTCCGGGGCGGTGGATAAACTGCTCATCCTGGACTCCAAGGTCCGCGAGAACGACCTGGACGACATCGTGCGCGCGGTCGAATCCCAGAAAGGCTCGATCATCATAGTGTCGAGTCAGCACGACGGCGGCAAGGAGTTGCAGGCCCTGGGCGGTCTCGGAGCACTCCTCCGCTACAAGATGTGA
- a CDS encoding coenzyme F390 synthetase → MAFWNEELETMPREELEKMQLRLLKEKVKEMYGKSEFFRKRMDDAGVKPEDINSFEDFRRVPFMKKTDLRDNYPDKLFVVPYDDLVRIHVSSGTTGKPTVVGYTKKDLDNWTEALARGMTSFGMTKKDMLQNMHGYGLFTGGLGVHYGAERIGATVLPISTGNTSRQIQLMQDLPVTALAGTPSYYFHIADVCDQLGVDIRKDTKVRKGIAGGEPWSESMRKKLEERTGIKTYNCYGASEFYGPMFLECVEQNGLHLWADLAYVEILDENDQPCKEGERGAIVITMLQKEAFPLIRYKIGDISAIDWTPCKCGRTHPRLMRISGRTDDMLVVRGVNVFPSQIESVIGEIPWLSPFYHLTLTNENYMDNMLVEVELTEESLTEDMVELNRMSSELSRRLKDVLNIKAEVKLCLPGSLPRFEGKAVHVTDKRSYE, encoded by the coding sequence ATGGCTTTCTGGAACGAAGAACTTGAAACGATGCCCCGCGAGGAACTCGAGAAGATGCAGCTCCGCCTCCTTAAGGAGAAGGTCAAGGAGATGTACGGAAAGTCCGAATTCTTCAGGAAGAGGATGGATGACGCAGGGGTCAAACCCGAGGACATCAACAGTTTCGAGGATTTCAGAAGAGTCCCCTTCATGAAGAAGACTGACCTCCGTGACAACTATCCAGATAAGCTCTTCGTCGTCCCCTATGACGACCTCGTCAGGATCCACGTGTCCTCCGGTACCACAGGAAAGCCAACCGTCGTCGGATACACCAAGAAGGACCTCGACAACTGGACCGAGGCGCTCGCAAGGGGTATGACCTCGTTCGGGATGACCAAGAAGGACATGCTCCAGAACATGCATGGATACGGTCTCTTCACCGGAGGCCTCGGAGTGCATTACGGTGCAGAGAGGATCGGTGCAACCGTCCTCCCCATCAGCACCGGCAATACCAGCAGGCAGATCCAGCTAATGCAGGACCTCCCGGTGACCGCTCTGGCGGGAACCCCCTCCTACTACTTCCACATCGCGGATGTCTGCGACCAGTTGGGTGTCGACATCAGGAAGGACACCAAGGTCCGCAAGGGTATCGCCGGAGGCGAGCCCTGGTCCGAGAGCATGAGGAAGAAGCTTGAGGAGCGTACCGGTATCAAGACCTACAACTGTTACGGGGCCAGCGAGTTCTACGGCCCCATGTTCCTCGAGTGCGTGGAGCAGAACGGACTCCACCTCTGGGCAGATCTGGCCTACGTCGAGATCCTCGACGAGAACGACCAGCCCTGCAAGGAGGGAGAGAGGGGGGCGATCGTCATCACCATGCTCCAGAAGGAGGCCTTCCCCCTCATTAGATACAAGATCGGTGACATCTCGGCCATCGATTGGACCCCATGCAAGTGCGGAAGGACGCACCCTAGGCTCATGAGGATCTCCGGAAGGACCGACGACATGCTCGTTGTCCGCGGAGTCAACGTGTTCCCCAGTCAGATCGAGAGCGTCATAGGTGAGATCCCGTGGCTCTCTCCGTTCTACCACCTCACGCTCACCAACGAGAACTACATGGACAACATGCTCGTCGAGGTCGAATTGACCGAGGAGTCCCTCACCGAGGACATGGTGGAGCTGAACAGGATGTCATCCGAACTCTCCAGGCGCCTCAAGGACGTACTGAACATCAAGGCTGAGGTCAAGCTCTGCCTCCCGGGTTCCCTGCCGAGGTTCGAGGGCAAGGCCGTGCACGTCACCGACAAGCGCAGCTACGAGTGA
- a CDS encoding elongation factor Tu domain-containing protein, producing the protein MGNLNIAVLGAKDYAGKIGKKGTVTDMTFYEYKDGHDSFTLIEPSKFPEKLSSLFYSVAMSEFAILVVDKIDSFLGETIVMADSLGLDKGFVVLQNYIQPEQLAPLLSGTALEHYEYREDDPIKLREELIGMAKAQSKEAGAGTCGSCPVDSHFNVKGVGTVVLGSVIDGYFKVHDKMTVFPTKKEVILKSIQKHDIDAADGIKGDHVGLALRGIESDELDRGFVVTTDPSVKMSRSVSGKVSLVKFWSSPLKEGMVVHIGHWMQMVPCRITSVDNGDDFRSANVTFELDDDMIHKPGDKAIIMYLEGGKLRVAGSVVLP; encoded by the coding sequence ATGGGAAACCTCAACATCGCAGTACTGGGTGCAAAGGACTACGCAGGGAAGATCGGGAAGAAGGGCACTGTCACCGACATGACCTTCTACGAGTACAAGGACGGGCACGACTCGTTCACGCTCATAGAGCCCTCCAAGTTCCCGGAGAAGCTCTCCTCGTTGTTCTACTCTGTCGCGATGTCCGAGTTCGCGATTCTCGTCGTGGACAAGATCGATTCATTCCTCGGCGAGACCATCGTCATGGCGGACTCCCTCGGACTCGACAAGGGATTCGTCGTACTCCAGAACTACATCCAGCCCGAACAGCTGGCACCGCTCCTGTCCGGAACGGCACTGGAGCACTACGAGTACCGCGAGGACGACCCCATCAAGCTCAGGGAGGAGCTCATAGGCATGGCCAAGGCCCAGTCCAAGGAGGCTGGCGCTGGTACCTGTGGTTCCTGTCCCGTGGACAGCCATTTCAACGTCAAAGGTGTCGGGACCGTCGTCCTCGGATCTGTCATCGACGGATATTTCAAGGTCCACGACAAGATGACCGTCTTCCCCACCAAGAAGGAGGTCATCCTTAAGTCCATCCAGAAGCACGATATCGATGCCGCAGACGGTATCAAGGGGGACCATGTCGGTCTCGCCCTCAGGGGTATCGAGTCGGATGAGCTGGACAGGGGATTCGTGGTCACCACCGACCCGTCCGTGAAGATGAGCCGCTCCGTGTCCGGGAAGGTTTCCCTTGTTAAGTTCTGGTCATCCCCTCTCAAGGAGGGCATGGTCGTCCACATCGGCCACTGGATGCAGATGGTACCCTGCAGGATCACATCCGTGGACAACGGCGATGACTTCAGGTCTGCCAACGTTACATTCGAGCTCGACGACGACATGATCCACAAGCCCGGTGACAAGGCAATCATCATGTACCTAGAGGGCGGCAAGCTCAGGGTCGCCGGTTCTGTCGTCCTTCCTTGA
- a CDS encoding ACT domain-containing protein, producing the protein MSNIITQLSIFVNNEPGRLAYISSVLKECKVNMRAFNLAESTEFGILRTIVDDPDASYDALKQKGIIVKKTDVIGVYLEDTPGALFQAADALGKANINIEYGYAYSYKDKAIFFIRVDDPEKAVSVIAAEKIRLVSDSEI; encoded by the coding sequence ATGTCCAACATAATCACGCAGCTATCGATATTCGTCAACAACGAGCCCGGACGTCTCGCTTACATATCTTCCGTCCTCAAGGAATGCAAGGTCAACATGAGGGCATTCAATCTCGCCGAATCCACGGAGTTCGGTATCCTCAGGACCATCGTCGACGACCCCGATGCTTCCTATGATGCCCTGAAGCAGAAAGGCATCATCGTCAAGAAGACGGATGTCATCGGAGTCTATCTCGAGGATACGCCCGGTGCTCTCTTCCAGGCTGCGGACGCCCTCGGAAAGGCAAATATAAACATCGAATACGGATACGCCTATTCCTACAAGGACAAGGCGATCTTCTTCATAAGGGTCGACGACCCCGAGAAGGCCGTGAGCGTCATCGCCGCGGAGAAGATCAGGCTGGTGTCCGATTCGGAGATTTGA
- a CDS encoding coenzyme F390 synthetase — protein MFWNPKIECMPLDELKKIQYEELKEQVTRLYETNQFYRERMDSKGVKPEDIKCIEDISKLPFMYKQDLRDNYPTKMFNVPNNQIVRYHVSSGTTGKPTLVGYTRDDLEYWSDALARSLTSAGLGPDDTLQVCYGYGLFTGGLGLHYGGEKVGATVLPASTGNSERQIELMMDLGVTAIACTPSYFIHLIDVAKKMGVDFRKDTKVRLAFLGAEPWSESMKKKIEDATGIETFDIYGTSEQAGPMFTDCPCHNGIHIPADIMYVEVIDPDTEEVLPEGSRGELVVTMLKKQAFPLIRYRIKDITSIDYSPCPCGRTSPRIARITGRSDDMLIVRGINVFPSQIEYTLMQIPEVGDQYMIYVTREGALDNLTIQIEIKPEAFSDNMEEMLSLKRRIESALKKYLNIAVTVELKEPGELPRFEGKAKRVIDNRVI, from the coding sequence ATGTTCTGGAACCCGAAGATTGAATGCATGCCGCTGGACGAACTGAAGAAGATCCAGTATGAGGAACTGAAAGAGCAGGTCACGAGACTATACGAGACCAACCAGTTCTACCGCGAGAGGATGGATTCCAAGGGGGTCAAGCCCGAGGATATCAAGTGCATAGAGGACATCTCTAAGCTCCCATTCATGTACAAGCAGGATCTCCGCGACAACTACCCGACCAAGATGTTCAACGTACCTAACAACCAGATCGTCAGGTATCATGTATCCTCCGGAACCACCGGAAAGCCGACCCTCGTAGGATACACCAGGGATGACCTGGAGTACTGGAGCGACGCCCTCGCAAGATCGCTCACATCCGCCGGACTCGGTCCGGACGATACCCTTCAGGTCTGTTACGGATACGGACTGTTCACAGGAGGTCTCGGTCTCCACTACGGAGGAGAGAAGGTCGGAGCCACCGTCCTCCCTGCCAGCACAGGCAACTCCGAGAGGCAGATCGAGCTGATGATGGATCTCGGTGTGACCGCCATCGCATGCACGCCTTCGTACTTCATTCATCTAATCGATGTCGCCAAGAAGATGGGCGTGGACTTCAGGAAGGACACCAAGGTCAGGCTTGCGTTCCTCGGAGCGGAGCCCTGGTCGGAGTCAATGAAGAAGAAGATCGAGGATGCAACCGGAATCGAGACATTCGACATCTATGGTACCTCCGAGCAGGCGGGACCGATGTTCACGGACTGTCCGTGCCACAACGGTATCCACATCCCTGCCGACATCATGTACGTCGAGGTCATCGACCCCGATACGGAGGAGGTCCTCCCCGAGGGATCCAGGGGAGAGCTCGTCGTCACCATGCTAAAGAAGCAGGCATTCCCCCTCATCAGGTACCGCATCAAGGACATCACATCCATCGACTATTCGCCGTGTCCCTGCGGAAGGACCTCGCCCAGGATCGCAAGGATCACCGGAAGGTCGGACGATATGCTCATCGTCCGCGGAATCAACGTATTCCCCAGTCAGATCGAGTACACCCTCATGCAGATCCCCGAGGTCGGTGACCAGTACATGATCTACGTGACAAGGGAGGGGGCACTCGACAACCTCACGATCCAGATCGAGATCAAGCCGGAGGCCTTCAGCGACAACATGGAGGAGATGCTCAGCCTCAAGCGCCGCATCGAATCGGCTTTAAAGAAATACCTCAATATCGCTGTCACAGTGGAGCTCAAGGAGCCCGGAGAGCTGCCCAGGTTCGAAGGGAAGGCCAAGAGGGTAATTGACAACAGGGTGATCTGA
- a CDS encoding SAM-dependent methlyltransferase: MKQEDLWNELYSRNSVQWRGNTVIPIPNKGKALDLGCGNGKTTSVLIDEGYETTGLDFSSVAVERCWARFPESEFVVSSVLEMPFGDETFDYVTAVHILEHLGQDDLMTAAKEIRRVLRKDGFVFIRSFTPDDMRSKDREGSDIRYIFHGLEELLEAFSGFDILESGIREDRTRFGTTRSRVEILARKKRLPA; this comes from the coding sequence ATGAAGCAGGAAGACCTTTGGAACGAACTCTATTCCCGCAACTCCGTCCAATGGAGAGGGAACACCGTCATCCCCATCCCTAACAAGGGGAAAGCCCTGGACCTTGGATGCGGCAACGGCAAGACTACATCGGTCCTGATCGACGAGGGCTATGAGACCACTGGTCTGGACTTTTCAAGCGTGGCCGTTGAGAGGTGCTGGGCACGCTTCCCCGAATCCGAATTCGTCGTGTCCTCAGTACTGGAGATGCCCTTCGGCGACGAGACCTTCGATTACGTTACTGCAGTCCACATCCTGGAGCATCTGGGACAAGATGATCTGATGACTGCCGCCAAGGAGATACGGAGAGTGCTGAGGAAGGACGGCTTCGTCTTCATACGCAGTTTCACGCCGGATGACATGCGCTCCAAGGACAGGGAAGGTTCAGACATCCGCTACATCTTCCATGGTCTGGAAGAGCTTCTGGAGGCCTTCTCCGGTTTCGACATCCTGGAATCGGGCATCCGCGAGGACAGGACCAGATTCGGTACCACCAGGTCACGCGTGGAGATCCTAGCGAGGAAGAAACGACTCCCAGCGTAA